In Agromyces sp. G08B096, a genomic segment contains:
- a CDS encoding TetR family transcriptional regulator, whose product MAWDTERTKRLLLDAATEEFTRHGPAGARVDRIAAAAGVNKERIYQYFGNKDALFRAVLQAELRASMDDVPMTGTGPEAVGDYAGRLFDHHLENGRIPRLVFWEGLERGDDPGDEERLRYHARKLDAFQAMLPGVARPAAADLLLTIVSLVNAWPVLGQLDRFLCGTAEDAGARELSERRAARRRAVVATVTAAAREAAES is encoded by the coding sequence ATGGCCTGGGACACCGAGCGCACGAAGCGGTTGCTGCTCGACGCCGCGACCGAGGAATTCACCAGGCACGGCCCGGCCGGCGCCCGGGTGGATCGCATCGCGGCGGCCGCGGGCGTCAACAAGGAGCGCATCTACCAGTACTTCGGCAACAAAGACGCACTGTTCCGGGCCGTGCTCCAGGCCGAGCTCCGGGCTTCGATGGACGACGTGCCCATGACGGGCACCGGGCCCGAAGCCGTCGGCGACTACGCCGGCCGCCTGTTCGACCACCACCTCGAGAACGGCCGCATCCCGCGGCTGGTGTTCTGGGAAGGACTCGAGCGCGGCGACGACCCGGGCGACGAGGAGCGCCTGCGCTACCACGCCAGGAAGCTCGACGCGTTCCAGGCCATGCTGCCCGGCGTCGCACGGCCGGCCGCCGCCGACCTGCTCCTCACCATCGTGAGCCTCGTGAACGCCTGGCCCGTGCTCGGTCAGCTCGACCGGTTCCTCTGCGGCACCGCCGAAGACGCGGGTGCCCGGGAGCTCTCGGAGCGGCGCGCCGCGCGCCGCCGGGCCGTCGTCGCGACCGTGACCGCGGCCGCCCGCGAGGCCGCCGAGAGCTGA
- a CDS encoding AEC family transporter: protein MIDILTGFAVIGLAVLVGWIAARSGVLPPEARQVLARLNFSVLGPFLLFSVLSAADVASLFSTLLPVSALAAAAMMLVFALVSLRVWRRSVGHTVIGSLASGYVNGNNFGIPIAVYMLGDAAYAAPIVLLQLLLFAPVGLAILGARVEGRTSVRQIVRGTLLNPIIVGSLLGVAVAVSGIELPAFVREPVDLIGHAAVPLMLIAFGMSLHGRRLLEPGTDRRDVLLATALQLVAMPAAAWAIGAFGFGLEGHELYAVTVLGALPTAQNVFVFAQRYDTAETLARDTVFLTTAGSLPALVIVALLLGG, encoded by the coding sequence GTGATCGACATCCTCACCGGGTTCGCGGTGATCGGGCTCGCGGTGCTGGTCGGCTGGATCGCCGCCCGCAGCGGCGTCCTGCCGCCGGAGGCGCGCCAGGTGCTCGCCCGGCTGAACTTCTCGGTGCTCGGGCCGTTCCTGCTGTTCTCCGTGCTCTCGGCGGCCGACGTCGCCTCGCTGTTCTCGACGCTGCTGCCGGTCTCCGCGCTCGCGGCTGCGGCGATGATGCTGGTCTTCGCGCTGGTCTCCCTCCGCGTCTGGCGTCGCAGCGTCGGCCATACCGTCATCGGCTCGCTCGCCTCGGGCTACGTCAACGGCAACAACTTCGGCATTCCGATCGCGGTGTACATGCTGGGCGACGCCGCGTACGCGGCGCCGATCGTGCTGCTGCAGCTGCTGCTGTTCGCTCCGGTGGGGCTCGCGATCCTCGGGGCGCGGGTCGAGGGCCGCACCTCGGTGCGCCAGATCGTGCGCGGCACGCTGCTGAACCCGATCATCGTCGGCTCGCTGCTCGGCGTGGCGGTCGCCGTATCCGGGATCGAGCTGCCCGCGTTCGTCCGCGAGCCGGTCGATCTGATCGGCCATGCGGCGGTGCCGCTGATGCTCATCGCGTTCGGCATGTCGCTGCACGGCCGGCGGCTGCTGGAACCCGGCACCGACCGGCGCGACGTGCTCCTCGCGACGGCCCTGCAGCTCGTCGCGATGCCGGCGGCCGCGTGGGCGATCGGGGCGTTCGGGTTCGGGCTCGAGGGCCACGAGCTCTACGCCGTGACGGTGCTCGGCGCCCTGCCGACCGCGCAGAACGTGTTCGTGTTCGCGCAGCGCTACGACACGGCCGAGACGCTGGCTCGCGATACTGTCTTCCTCACCACCGCCGGGTCGTTGCCGGCACTCGTCATCGTCGCCCTGCTCCTCGGCGGGTGA
- a CDS encoding DUF1353 domain-containing protein, which translates to MPFQRDDGGVLDELALAQRPADGDRFELREPFVYLDPRSGVRYRVPAAGEADARATDLASVPHPLWSLVASYGRQSAPALLHDHRSQIAEQLAERDRSAALAQRREDDRVFRTALREQGVPLVRAWLMWAWVSADRERTFRGALGWVFLGQAVLGALAVMAGIVLAWWHPVWLALAAGALLAALLWGRLAPLQLLLTGSGAVLAPIVVVHLVPLAVFRGIEAVVELVSGGDPAGVVRPTVAQRRRRRSAP; encoded by the coding sequence ATGCCGTTCCAGCGTGACGACGGGGGAGTCCTCGACGAGCTCGCCCTCGCGCAGCGCCCGGCGGACGGCGACCGGTTCGAGCTGCGCGAGCCGTTCGTCTACCTCGATCCCCGATCGGGCGTGAGGTACCGGGTCCCGGCCGCGGGGGAGGCGGACGCCCGTGCCACCGATCTCGCATCGGTGCCGCATCCGCTCTGGAGCCTCGTGGCGAGCTACGGCCGACAGTCGGCGCCGGCGCTCCTGCACGACCATCGCTCGCAGATCGCCGAGCAGCTGGCCGAGCGCGACCGGTCCGCGGCGCTCGCCCAGCGACGGGAGGACGACCGGGTGTTCCGCACGGCGCTCCGCGAGCAGGGCGTGCCGCTCGTCCGCGCGTGGCTGATGTGGGCGTGGGTCTCCGCCGATCGCGAGCGGACGTTCCGCGGCGCGCTCGGGTGGGTGTTCCTCGGGCAGGCGGTGCTCGGTGCGCTCGCGGTCATGGCGGGGATCGTGCTGGCGTGGTGGCATCCGGTGTGGCTCGCCCTCGCCGCGGGCGCGCTGCTCGCGGCGCTGCTCTGGGGGCGGCTCGCGCCGCTGCAGCTCCTGCTGACCGGCTCGGGTGCGGTGCTCGCGCCCATCGTCGTCGTCCACCTGGTGCCGCTCGCGGTGTTCCGCGGCATCGAGGCGGTGGTGGAGCTGGTGTCGGGCGGCGACCCGGCGGGGGTCGTCCGCCCGACGGTCGCTCAGCGGCGCCGGCGACGCAGCGCGCCGTAG
- a CDS encoding DUF3516 domain-containing protein, with the protein MTEPLLSRLPEGADADPDALYAGFVEWAEERGLPLYPAQDEAVIELVSGANVILSTPTGTGKSLVAVAAHAVAVARGGRTYYTAPIKALVSEKFFQLADIFGAANVGMVTGDSSVNADAPIICCTAEILANLALRQGSDADIDQVVMDEFHYYGDPDRGWAWQVPLLVLHRAQFLLMSATLGDVSPIAEDLTRRTGRETAQVTGVERPVPLSFSYAKTPVQETVEELLETRQAPVYIVHFSQAAAMERAQALSSIRVITREQRDEIGEAIGGFRFTTAFGKTLSRLVRAGIGVHHAGMLPRYRRLVETLAQRGLLKVICGTDTLGVGINVPIRSVLITALAKYDGQRMRQLSAREFHQIAGRAGRAGYDTAGTVVVLAPEHEIENEQAIRKAGDDPKKLKKVVRKKAPAGFVTWGEGSFERLIGADPEPLVPQLKLTAAMLINVIARGGDVVGGIRSLVFDNHEPRARRFALARRALEILRTLRDAGVVVLERDAETALGVRVRLTVDLQPNFALNQPLSPFALAAIELLDPETSEQGTGHYALDVVSIIESTLDDPRPILSQQEFRARGEAVAAMKQDGVEYDERMALLEDVTYPKPLADLLTHAFETFASSQPWVRDFELRPKSVVRDMFERAMSFGEYVAQYQLARSEGLVLRYLSDAYRAIRQTVPDEAKDDELHDLIEWLGELVRQVDSSLVDEWAELVDPTLHDEAAEEAVVPPPPPSVVTNRRAFTVLVRNELFRRVQLAALERDDELAELDPEVDWPAALDAYYAEHDAIGVDAAARSPRLVAIDETDAPAGLWRVEQTLDDPAGDHDWRIRAEVDLVASAEEGAAVVRVTEVVRL; encoded by the coding sequence ATGACCGAGCCGCTGCTCTCCCGCCTTCCCGAGGGCGCCGACGCCGACCCGGACGCGCTGTACGCCGGGTTCGTCGAGTGGGCCGAGGAACGCGGCCTTCCCCTCTACCCGGCGCAGGACGAGGCGGTCATCGAGCTGGTCTCCGGCGCGAACGTCATCCTCTCCACGCCCACCGGCACCGGCAAGTCCCTCGTCGCGGTCGCCGCCCACGCCGTCGCCGTCGCCCGGGGCGGACGCACGTACTACACCGCGCCCATCAAGGCGCTCGTCTCGGAGAAGTTCTTCCAGCTCGCCGACATCTTCGGCGCCGCGAACGTCGGCATGGTCACGGGCGACAGCTCAGTCAACGCCGATGCGCCCATCATCTGCTGCACCGCGGAGATCCTCGCGAACCTCGCCCTCCGCCAAGGATCCGACGCCGACATCGACCAGGTCGTCATGGACGAGTTCCACTACTACGGCGACCCCGACCGCGGCTGGGCGTGGCAGGTGCCGCTGCTCGTGCTGCACCGCGCCCAGTTCCTGCTGATGTCGGCGACCCTCGGCGACGTCTCGCCCATCGCCGAGGACCTCACCCGGCGGACCGGCCGCGAGACGGCGCAGGTCACCGGGGTCGAGCGGCCGGTGCCGCTGTCGTTCTCCTATGCGAAGACGCCCGTGCAGGAGACCGTCGAGGAGCTCCTCGAGACGCGGCAGGCGCCCGTGTACATCGTCCACTTCTCGCAGGCCGCCGCGATGGAACGCGCCCAGGCGCTGTCCTCCATCCGGGTGATCACCCGCGAGCAGCGCGACGAGATCGGCGAGGCGATCGGCGGATTCCGGTTCACGACCGCGTTCGGCAAGACGCTCTCCCGGCTGGTGCGGGCGGGCATCGGCGTGCACCACGCCGGCATGCTGCCCCGGTACCGGCGACTCGTGGAGACCCTCGCCCAGCGAGGGCTCCTGAAGGTGATCTGCGGCACCGATACCCTCGGCGTCGGCATCAACGTCCCGATCCGCTCGGTGCTCATCACCGCGCTCGCCAAGTACGACGGGCAGCGGATGCGTCAGCTGAGCGCTCGCGAGTTCCACCAGATCGCCGGCCGCGCCGGCCGCGCCGGCTACGACACGGCCGGCACCGTCGTGGTCCTCGCCCCCGAGCACGAGATCGAGAACGAGCAGGCGATCCGCAAGGCGGGCGACGACCCGAAGAAGCTGAAGAAGGTCGTGCGGAAGAAGGCGCCGGCCGGCTTCGTCACCTGGGGCGAGGGCTCGTTCGAGCGGCTCATCGGCGCCGACCCCGAGCCGCTCGTTCCCCAGCTGAAGCTCACTGCAGCGATGCTCATCAACGTCATCGCCCGCGGCGGCGACGTCGTGGGAGGCATCCGCTCGCTCGTCTTCGACAACCACGAGCCGCGCGCCCGGCGCTTCGCGCTCGCCCGCCGCGCACTGGAGATCCTGCGCACCCTCCGCGACGCCGGCGTCGTCGTGCTCGAGCGCGACGCCGAGACGGCGCTCGGCGTGCGGGTGCGGCTCACCGTCGACCTGCAGCCGAACTTCGCGCTGAACCAGCCGCTGTCGCCGTTCGCGCTCGCCGCGATCGAGCTGCTCGACCCCGAGACGAGCGAGCAGGGCACCGGGCACTACGCGCTCGACGTCGTGTCGATCATCGAGTCCACGCTCGACGATCCCCGGCCGATCCTCTCGCAGCAGGAGTTCCGCGCGCGCGGCGAGGCCGTCGCGGCCATGAAGCAGGACGGCGTGGAGTACGACGAGCGGATGGCGCTCCTCGAGGACGTGACCTACCCGAAGCCGCTCGCCGACCTGTTGACGCACGCGTTCGAGACGTTCGCGTCGAGCCAGCCGTGGGTGCGCGACTTCGAGCTGCGGCCGAAGTCGGTCGTGCGCGACATGTTCGAACGTGCGATGTCGTTCGGCGAATACGTCGCCCAGTACCAGCTCGCCCGCAGCGAGGGCCTGGTGCTGCGCTACCTCTCCGACGCGTACCGGGCGATCCGGCAGACCGTGCCCGACGAGGCGAAGGACGACGAGCTGCACGACCTCATCGAGTGGCTCGGCGAGCTCGTCCGCCAGGTCGACTCGAGCCTCGTCGACGAGTGGGCGGAGCTCGTCGATCCGACGCTGCACGACGAGGCCGCCGAGGAGGCCGTCGTGCCGCCCCCGCCGCCCTCCGTCGTCACGAACCGCCGCGCCTTCACGGTGCTCGTGCGCAACGAGCTGTTCCGCCGGGTGCAGCTCGCGGCGCTCGAGCGCGACGACGAGCTCGCCGAGCTCGACCCCGAGGTCGACTGGCCGGCCGCCCTCGACGCGTACTACGCGGAGCATGACGCCATCGGCGTCGACGCGGCGGCACGGTCGCCGCGACTGGTCGCGATCGATGAGACGGATGCCCCGGCCGGGCTCTGGCGCGTGGAGCAGACCCTCGACGACCCGGCGGGCGACCACGACTGGCGCATCCGTGCCGAGGTCGACCTGGTCGCGTCCGCGGAGGAGGGGGCCGCGGTGGTGCGTGTGACCGAGGTCGTCAGGCTGTAG
- a CDS encoding aromatic ring-opening dioxygenase LigA: MSQTVETSRAEGTGGIRAAGIIGIVLGIVFILVGAIAWVAVSSELRAEQITVSDDAPFFPGAEVAGPLTAYSEAEAIRQHVLSMTDGKTYAELDRDDPLRETAATGSYLRTSLFTSVVSFGIALFAIGVGVLAIVLSWGLLLAARRRSVVASPGVGSVESAPAP; encoded by the coding sequence ATGAGCCAGACCGTCGAAACCAGCCGCGCCGAGGGGACCGGGGGCATCCGCGCCGCCGGCATCATCGGCATCGTCCTCGGGATCGTGTTCATCCTCGTCGGCGCGATCGCCTGGGTCGCGGTCTCGAGCGAACTGCGGGCCGAGCAGATCACCGTCAGCGACGACGCGCCCTTCTTCCCGGGCGCCGAGGTCGCCGGGCCGCTCACGGCCTACAGCGAGGCCGAGGCGATCCGCCAGCACGTGCTCTCGATGACCGACGGCAAGACGTACGCCGAGCTCGACCGCGACGACCCGCTCCGCGAGACCGCGGCGACCGGATCGTACCTGCGCACGTCGCTGTTCACGTCGGTCGTCTCGTTCGGCATCGCCCTCTTCGCGATCGGCGTCGGGGTGCTCGCGATCGTGCTGAGCTGGGGCCTCCTGCTCGCCGCCCGCCGACGGTCCGTGGTCGCCTCGCCCGGCGTCGGGTCCGTCGAGTCGGCGCCCGCGCCGTGA
- a CDS encoding aldo/keto reductase, with protein sequence MQTRVLGRTGRTVSVIGLGTWQLGADWGEVDEADALAVLDAAAGSGVSVFDTADVYGDGRSESLIGRWLREHPDAGVTVATKMGRRVPQLVEHYTLENFRAWTDRSRRNLGVDTLDLVQLHCPPTALYGDDRVFDALDTLVSEGAIAAYGVSVELVDEALAAIARPNVASVQIILNAFRLKPLDEVLPAAQAAGVGIIARVPLASGLLSGRYTLDTTFAENDHRTFNRHGESFDVGETFSGVDYETGVRAAAEFSALAAAAAPEATPAQVALAWVAAQPGVSTVIPGARTPEQARANAAAGSLDLPSSFFDAVRELYDRELRASIHPRW encoded by the coding sequence ATGCAGACCCGCGTTCTCGGCCGCACCGGCCGCACCGTCTCCGTCATCGGCCTCGGCACCTGGCAGCTCGGCGCCGACTGGGGCGAGGTCGACGAGGCCGACGCCCTCGCCGTGCTCGACGCGGCCGCCGGGTCGGGGGTGAGTGTCTTCGACACCGCCGACGTCTACGGCGACGGCCGCAGCGAGTCGCTCATCGGTCGATGGCTGCGCGAGCACCCCGACGCGGGGGTGACGGTGGCCACCAAGATGGGTCGGCGCGTGCCGCAGCTCGTCGAGCACTACACCCTCGAGAACTTCCGCGCCTGGACCGACCGCTCCAGGCGCAACCTCGGCGTCGACACGCTCGACCTCGTGCAGCTGCACTGCCCGCCGACCGCGCTCTACGGCGACGACCGCGTGTTCGACGCGCTCGACACGCTCGTGTCCGAGGGGGCGATCGCCGCCTACGGCGTGAGCGTCGAGCTCGTGGACGAGGCGCTCGCGGCCATCGCTCGGCCGAACGTGGCGAGCGTCCAGATCATCCTGAACGCCTTCCGGCTGAAGCCGCTCGACGAGGTGCTGCCCGCGGCGCAGGCCGCGGGCGTCGGCATCATCGCACGCGTCCCGCTCGCGAGCGGGCTGCTCTCGGGCCGGTACACGCTCGACACCACCTTCGCCGAGAACGACCACCGGACCTTCAACCGGCACGGGGAGTCCTTCGACGTCGGCGAGACCTTCTCGGGCGTCGACTACGAGACCGGCGTGCGCGCCGCGGCGGAGTTCAGTGCGCTCGCGGCCGCTGCGGCGCCCGAGGCCACCCCCGCGCAGGTCGCGCTGGCGTGGGTCGCCGCGCAGCCGGGCGTGAGCACGGTCATCCCGGGTGCCCGGACCCCCGAGCAGGCCCGCGCGAATGCCGCGGCCGGATCGCTCGACCTGCCGTCGTCGTTCTTCGACGCGGTGCGCGAGCTCTACGACCGCGAGCTGCGGGCGTCGATCCACCCGCGCTGGTGA
- a CDS encoding phosphoketolase family protein, with translation MREPRAEPSPTGRAAVPLEVVDAWWRAANFLSVGQIYLMRNQSLARPLEPGDIKPRLLGHWGTSPGLNLVYAHLNRAIVERGTATIYVCGPGHGGPAMVANTWLDGTYSELFPEVTRDAEGMGRLFRQFSFPGGIPSHAAPETPGSINEGGELGYSLMHAYGAALDHPGLVAACVVGDGEAETGPLNASWRANAFLSPRTDGAVLPILHLNGWKIANPTLLARIPESELVDFVRGNGYEPLLVTGGFDGEDPMHVHRAMAEAVDEAYDRLERIAEEGAAGAFDDPRASGARWPLIVLRTPKGWTGPRVVDGVPVEGSFRAHQVPLAGVRDNPAHLAQLEAWLRSYRPEELFDDAGAPVAELEALRPHGHLRMSASPFANGGIARSIVLPDTDGHAVQTDGSRRTIAEGTRVLGGWLADVLRRNPGTFRLFGPDEVLSNRLDAVFDVTHRAWQEEGHPFDQHLAREGAVIEALSEHLMQGLLEGYLLTGRHGLITSYEAFVHLVDSMFNQHAKWLESAKEVPWRGDVASLNYLLSSHVWRQDHNGFSHQDPGFLNVVVNKQAEIVRVYLPPDANTLLEVMHHAFDTQNRVNVVVAGKQPQPAWLSLEEARAHVAAGLGVWPWAGNEPGFDPADPGASVPDVVLAAAGDVPTIEAIAAAQLLRERLPDLSVRVVNIVDLMRLQDPEHHPHGLPHEAFDALFTADRPVIFAFHGYPSLVHQLAYRRTGHEQLHVRGFIERGTTTTPFDMVHLNDLDRYRLALDVLHRVPGLADRPGVAEIADDWRQARAEARRYAYEHGEDPDWVGPPQLP, from the coding sequence ATGAGGGAGCCGCGCGCCGAACCAAGCCCGACCGGCCGCGCTGCGGTGCCGCTCGAGGTGGTCGACGCCTGGTGGCGTGCGGCGAACTTCCTGTCGGTCGGCCAGATCTACCTCATGCGGAACCAGAGCCTCGCCCGGCCGTTGGAACCCGGGGACATCAAGCCCCGGCTGCTCGGGCACTGGGGCACGTCGCCCGGCCTGAACCTCGTCTACGCGCACCTGAACCGCGCGATCGTCGAACGCGGCACCGCGACGATCTACGTCTGCGGGCCCGGGCACGGCGGCCCCGCGATGGTCGCGAACACGTGGCTCGACGGAACGTACTCCGAGCTCTTCCCCGAGGTCACCCGTGATGCCGAGGGCATGGGCAGGCTCTTCCGCCAGTTCTCCTTCCCCGGCGGCATCCCGTCGCACGCGGCCCCGGAGACGCCCGGCTCCATCAACGAAGGCGGCGAGCTCGGCTACTCCCTCATGCACGCCTACGGCGCCGCGCTCGATCATCCGGGTCTCGTGGCGGCGTGCGTCGTCGGCGACGGCGAGGCGGAGACGGGGCCGCTGAACGCGAGCTGGCGCGCGAACGCGTTCCTCAGCCCGCGCACCGACGGTGCGGTGCTGCCGATCCTGCATCTGAACGGCTGGAAGATCGCGAACCCGACGCTGCTCGCCCGCATCCCCGAATCCGAGCTCGTCGACTTCGTCCGGGGCAACGGCTACGAGCCGCTGCTCGTCACCGGCGGATTCGACGGCGAGGACCCGATGCACGTCCACCGCGCGATGGCCGAGGCCGTCGACGAGGCGTACGACCGCCTCGAGCGGATCGCCGAGGAGGGCGCGGCCGGGGCGTTCGACGACCCGCGGGCGTCGGGCGCCCGGTGGCCCCTCATCGTGCTCCGCACCCCCAAGGGGTGGACAGGTCCGAGGGTCGTCGACGGGGTGCCGGTCGAGGGCAGCTTCCGGGCGCACCAGGTGCCGCTCGCGGGCGTGCGCGACAACCCGGCGCACCTCGCCCAGCTCGAAGCCTGGCTGCGCTCCTACCGCCCCGAGGAGCTCTTCGACGACGCCGGCGCTCCCGTCGCCGAGCTCGAGGCGCTGCGCCCCCACGGGCACCTGCGGATGAGCGCCTCCCCGTTCGCGAACGGCGGCATCGCCCGGAGCATCGTGCTGCCCGACACCGACGGCCACGCGGTGCAGACGGATGGCTCGCGCCGCACCATCGCGGAGGGCACGCGCGTGCTCGGCGGCTGGCTCGCCGACGTGCTGCGACGAAACCCCGGCACGTTCCGCCTCTTCGGCCCCGACGAGGTGCTCTCGAACCGGCTCGACGCCGTGTTCGACGTCACGCACCGGGCGTGGCAGGAGGAGGGGCATCCGTTCGACCAGCATCTCGCGCGAGAGGGCGCCGTGATCGAGGCGCTGAGCGAGCACCTCATGCAGGGCCTGCTCGAGGGGTACCTGCTCACCGGACGGCACGGCCTGATCACCAGCTACGAGGCGTTCGTCCACCTCGTCGACTCGATGTTCAACCAGCACGCGAAGTGGCTCGAGTCGGCGAAGGAGGTGCCCTGGCGGGGCGATGTCGCGAGCCTGAACTACCTGCTCTCGTCGCACGTGTGGCGCCAGGACCACAACGGCTTCTCGCACCAGGATCCGGGCTTCCTGAACGTCGTGGTCAACAAGCAGGCGGAGATCGTGCGGGTCTACCTGCCGCCCGACGCCAACACGCTGCTCGAGGTGATGCACCACGCGTTCGACACGCAGAACCGCGTGAACGTCGTCGTCGCCGGCAAGCAGCCCCAGCCCGCCTGGCTCTCGCTCGAGGAGGCGAGGGCGCACGTGGCGGCCGGGCTCGGGGTCTGGCCGTGGGCGGGTAACGAACCGGGCTTCGATCCGGCAGACCCCGGCGCATCCGTGCCCGACGTCGTGCTCGCCGCGGCGGGCGACGTGCCCACGATCGAGGCGATCGCGGCCGCCCAGCTGCTCCGGGAGCGGCTGCCCGACCTTTCGGTACGGGTCGTGAACATCGTCGACCTGATGCGCCTGCAAGATCCCGAGCATCACCCCCACGGGCTCCCGCACGAGGCGTTCGACGCCCTGTTCACCGCCGACCGGCCCGTGATCTTCGCGTTCCACGGCTACCCGTCGCTGGTGCACCAGCTCGCCTACCGCCGAACGGGACATGAGCAGCTGCACGTGCGGGGCTTCATCGAACGCGGCACCACGACGACGCCGTTCGACATGGTGCACCTGAACGACCTCGACCGCTACCGGCTCGCGCTCGACGTGCTGCACCGCGTCCCCGGCCTGGCCGATCGGCCCGGCGTCGCCGAGATCGCCGACGACTGGCGGCAGGCGCGCGCCGAGGCACGCCGGTACGCGTACGAGCACGGGGAGGACCCCGACTGGGTCGGCCCGCCGCAGCTCCCCTGA
- a CDS encoding EamA family transporter, protein MLTAVLSLSGALVFGAADFLGGLAAKRIGAVLAAAIAAITGAVALIVLLPLLGGRWDGPDVAWGALSGVVNAAAIGLLYAALAIGPMSILSPLTAVVSAVVPMAWGLATGERLGPLGGWGLAVALVAVVLVGFVPERGAVRPSARGLALATGSGLAIGTYYIVIDQTSDESGLVPLVMNRAADAAVLFAVAGLVAFATATGRRRTAGSRPGAAAQPAASTGAAMAAARRTGLRLAIACGLVDVAANALLLGGIRAGDLSVAAVLGAMYPAGTILLAAIVLRERIAPVQWVGLVLALAAAGLLALA, encoded by the coding sequence ATGCTGACCGCCGTGCTCTCCCTCTCGGGCGCCCTCGTCTTCGGCGCGGCCGACTTCCTCGGCGGGTTGGCCGCCAAGCGCATCGGCGCCGTGCTCGCGGCCGCGATCGCCGCGATCACCGGGGCCGTCGCGTTGATCGTGCTGCTGCCGCTGCTCGGCGGGCGCTGGGATGGCCCGGACGTCGCGTGGGGGGCGCTCTCGGGTGTCGTGAACGCGGCGGCGATCGGGCTGCTCTACGCGGCGCTCGCGATCGGGCCGATGAGCATCCTCTCGCCGCTGACCGCCGTGGTCTCGGCCGTGGTGCCGATGGCGTGGGGCCTCGCCACCGGTGAGCGGCTCGGACCGCTCGGCGGCTGGGGCCTCGCGGTCGCGCTCGTCGCCGTCGTCCTCGTCGGGTTCGTCCCCGAGCGCGGCGCCGTGCGGCCGTCGGCGCGGGGGCTCGCGCTCGCGACGGGTTCGGGCCTCGCGATCGGCACCTACTACATCGTGATCGACCAGACCTCCGACGAGTCGGGGCTCGTGCCCCTCGTGATGAACCGGGCCGCGGACGCTGCGGTGCTGTTCGCGGTCGCGGGACTCGTGGCGTTCGCGACCGCGACCGGCCGGCGCCGCACGGCCGGATCTCGGCCGGGCGCGGCCGCGCAGCCGGCGGCCTCGACGGGGGCCGCGATGGCCGCCGCCCGGCGCACCGGCCTCCGCCTCGCGATCGCCTGCGGCCTCGTGGATGTCGCGGCGAACGCGCTGCTGCTCGGCGGCATCCGCGCGGGCGACCTCTCGGTCGCCGCGGTCCTCGGCGCCATGTACCCGGCCGGCACGATCCTGCTCGCGGCCATCGTGCTGCGCGAGCGGATCGCGCCGGTGCAGTGGGTCGGACTCGTGCTGGCCCTCGCCGCCGCGGGCCTGCTCGCCCTCGCCTGA
- a CDS encoding arginase family protein, with the protein MSIDIVWAPTNLGLRPPEPGAVPGTVKAPEALREAGLGAALGPSAGDAGTVLAGRYRPAPGAGEAIRNERAILAHTRALADRVEAVLDRGRTPLVVGGDCSLVLGPLLALRRGGARIGLVYVDGHGDFRRPATSDAADTLGGEALAAAVGLHHEQVSSPDGLAPLVRPVDAVQAGYRDDAAELAELRDTLGDVLTADDLAASEPSAAARRIRSVVDAAGLDGFWIHVDVDVLDPRWMPAVDSPDPGGLEPAGLAALLAELAPHAIGADLAIYDPELDPDGSAATIIVEVVRTGLAGLGSLRRSAAERRAAPASPPPPGTSRAS; encoded by the coding sequence ATGTCGATCGACATCGTGTGGGCGCCCACCAACCTCGGCCTGCGGCCGCCGGAGCCCGGGGCGGTGCCCGGCACGGTGAAGGCCCCCGAGGCGCTGCGCGAGGCCGGGCTCGGGGCGGCCCTCGGCCCGAGCGCGGGCGACGCCGGCACGGTGCTCGCGGGCCGCTACCGGCCGGCGCCCGGCGCGGGCGAGGCGATCCGGAACGAACGGGCGATCCTCGCGCACACCCGGGCGCTCGCCGACCGCGTCGAAGCGGTGCTCGACCGCGGGCGCACCCCGCTCGTCGTCGGCGGAGACTGCAGTCTCGTGCTCGGCCCGCTGCTCGCCCTGCGGCGCGGCGGCGCACGCATCGGCCTGGTGTACGTCGACGGCCACGGCGACTTCCGCCGGCCGGCCACGAGCGACGCGGCCGACACCCTCGGCGGCGAGGCGCTCGCCGCCGCCGTCGGCCTGCATCACGAGCAGGTGAGCTCGCCCGACGGGCTCGCGCCTCTGGTGCGGCCCGTCGACGCGGTGCAGGCCGGCTACCGCGACGACGCGGCCGAGCTCGCCGAACTGCGCGACACCCTCGGCGACGTCCTCACCGCCGACGACCTCGCCGCGTCCGAGCCGAGCGCGGCAGCACGACGCATCCGCTCGGTCGTCGACGCGGCCGGGCTCGACGGCTTCTGGATCCACGTCGACGTCGACGTGCTCGACCCGCGGTGGATGCCCGCCGTCGACAGCCCCGACCCGGGCGGGCTCGAGCCGGCCGGCCTCGCCGCGCTGCTCGCCGAGCTCGCCCCGCACGCGATCGGCGCCGATCTGGCGATCTACGACCCCGAACTCGACCCCGACGGCAGCGCCGCGACGATCATCGTCGAGGTCGTGCGCACCGGTCTCGCCGGGCTCGGGTCGCTCAGGCGAAGCGCGGCGGAACGGCGCGCAGCGCCTGCCAGCCCTCCGCCACCCGGCACGAGCCGAGCGTCGTGA